A genomic window from Litoreibacter janthinus includes:
- a CDS encoding OsmC family protein yields the protein MSVNTGSAKWSGTLKEGKGHVSTKSGALNDQPYGFNTRFEDAPGTNPEELIGAAHASCFSMALSMVLGEHDLTADSIETSADITLEQQAGGFAVTKSHLTVKAKIPDASEETFMEAAKGAKENCPISKLLDCDITMDAELVS from the coding sequence ATGTCTGTTAATACAGGATCGGCCAAATGGTCCGGCACCCTCAAAGAGGGCAAAGGCCACGTCTCCACGAAAAGCGGCGCGCTAAACGATCAGCCCTACGGCTTCAACACCCGCTTCGAGGACGCGCCCGGAACCAACCCCGAAGAGCTGATTGGTGCGGCACACGCGTCGTGCTTCTCCATGGCGCTGTCGATGGTGCTGGGCGAGCACGACCTGACCGCAGACAGTATCGAAACTTCTGCCGATATCACACTGGAGCAGCAGGCTGGCGGGTTTGCCGTCACCAAATCGCATCTGACAGTGAAGGCCAAAATCCCTGACGCTTCGGAAGAAACATTCATGGAAGCCGCCAAAGGCGCGAAGGAAAACTGCCCGATTTCCAAGCTGCTGGACTGCGACATCACCATGGACGCCGAACTGGTCAGCTGA
- the nuoN gene encoding NADH-quinone oxidoreductase subunit NuoN: MIQADLNIVLPEVLLAVFAMLALMGGVYTTKDKAAPLILWGTSLVFVVLAAWIGASGEGVNTAFGGAFVDDGFSRFAKVTILLSAAAILLLSQDFMTRQGLLRFEYPILVALSVVGMMMMVSAGDLMALYMGLELQSLALYVVASLRRDSAKSTEAGLKYFVLGALSSGMLLYGSSLVYGYAGTTLFAGIFSTVTAGEISLGLLFGLVFVVAGLAFKVSAAPFHMWTPDVYEGSPTPITAFFATAPKVAAMGLFARVVHDAFGGAVADWSQIVAFLSVVSMFLGAIAAIGQRDIKRLMAYSSIAHMGFALMGLAAGTAEGVQAMLIYMAIYVTMNIGTFAFILSMEKDGQPVTDIDALQNYSKKEPTRALAMLVLMFSLAGIPPLVGFFGKFYVLKAAVDANMAWLAVAGVIASVIGAFYYLRVIYYMYFGEERDALNGSMPMINWLLLVGSAAVMVLGVINLFGIEGLAMAAAGALVN, translated from the coding sequence ATGATCCAAGCTGACCTGAATATCGTTCTGCCCGAAGTCTTGCTGGCGGTTTTCGCCATGCTGGCGCTGATGGGTGGGGTCTATACGACCAAGGACAAAGCGGCACCGCTGATCCTGTGGGGCACCAGCCTCGTGTTCGTGGTGTTGGCCGCTTGGATCGGGGCCAGTGGCGAGGGCGTGAACACTGCCTTTGGCGGGGCCTTCGTGGATGACGGGTTCTCGCGCTTTGCCAAAGTGACAATCCTGCTATCCGCCGCTGCGATCCTGCTGCTGAGCCAAGACTTCATGACACGTCAGGGCCTGCTGCGGTTCGAGTATCCCATCCTTGTCGCCCTGTCCGTTGTCGGCATGATGATGATGGTGTCTGCGGGTGACTTGATGGCACTGTATATGGGTTTGGAGCTGCAATCCTTGGCGCTTTATGTCGTTGCCTCCTTGCGCCGCGACTCAGCCAAATCTACCGAGGCGGGCCTGAAATACTTTGTGCTGGGCGCGCTGTCCTCGGGGATGTTGCTGTACGGCTCATCGCTCGTTTACGGCTACGCGGGCACCACGCTGTTTGCTGGCATCTTCTCGACCGTCACGGCTGGCGAAATCTCCTTGGGCTTGCTGTTCGGCTTGGTCTTCGTGGTTGCAGGTCTGGCCTTCAAAGTGTCCGCAGCGCCGTTCCATATGTGGACGCCGGATGTCTACGAAGGCTCCCCCACACCGATTACAGCTTTCTTTGCCACCGCGCCAAAAGTGGCCGCGATGGGTCTGTTTGCCCGTGTCGTGCATGACGCCTTTGGCGGTGCCGTTGCAGACTGGAGCCAGATCGTGGCCTTCCTGTCGGTGGTTTCCATGTTCCTTGGTGCCATCGCCGCAATCGGCCAACGCGACATCAAACGTCTGATGGCCTATTCGTCGATCGCCCATATGGGCTTTGCGTTGATGGGTCTGGCCGCTGGCACGGCCGAAGGCGTGCAGGCGATGCTGATCTATATGGCAATCTATGTGACCATGAATATCGGCACCTTCGCGTTCATCCTGTCGATGGAGAAAGACGGCCAACCCGTCACCGATATCGATGCGCTGCAAAACTATTCCAAGAAAGAGCCGACGCGTGCGCTGGCAATGCTGGTGCTGATGTTCTCGCTGGCAGGTATTCCGCCGCTGGTGGGCTTCTTCGGCAAGTTCTACGTGTTGAAAGCGGCTGTCGACGCCAATATGGCGTGGCTGGCTGTGGCTGGTGTGATCGCGTCGGTTATCGGCGCGTTCTATTATCTGCGTGTGATCTACTACATGTATTTCGGCGAAGAGCGCGACGCACTGAACGGCTCCATGCCGATGATCAACTGGCTGCTGCTGGTCGGCTCGGCGGCTGTGATGGTGCTGGGTGTGATCAACCTGTTCGGCATCGAAGGTCTGGCGATGGCCGCCGCAGGTGCGCTTGTCAACTGA
- a CDS encoding ribonuclease J, whose amino-acid sequence MAGERLVYLPLGGAGEVGMNMYLYGYGKPGKERFILVDAGVTFPDMDGTPGVDLIFPDIEWIADRAKQLDAIFITHAHEDHVGAIGHLYGRLKAPIYARKFTAHIAALKMAEHGYDGSEITVVDKMPEQVQVGQFKVGFMPISHSIPESSGLVIDTPDGRVVHSGDFKIDVTPGVGEPFDHDAWAALAPVKALICDSTNVFSRHEGRSEATVGPNIVPIVREATGMVVATTFASNIARVKTLAEAGREAGRSVVLMGRSMQRMVKAGIETGVVTDFPPYILPEEARDVPRQNLMILATGSQGERRAATAQLSRGKFLGISLREGDTVLFSSKTIPGNETSVGQIVNNFSELGVDVIDDKMADIHVSGHANRPDLEEMHRLLKPQILIPNHGEHRMLREHAKVGEASGIASVVAPNGTMVSLSGNRPEVVEFVETGRLYLDGSVQIGALDGVVRDRIRMALNGQVVIGVLIDEDDEPLTDAWCELRGLPETGRSKAPLQDILEEEVGQFLGRADAKTVADDTKLEEQIKRIVRQASQNEIGKKPEVVVLISRLTA is encoded by the coding sequence ATGGCAGGCGAACGATTGGTCTACCTTCCCCTTGGTGGGGCGGGTGAAGTCGGCATGAACATGTACCTCTATGGCTACGGGAAACCGGGCAAAGAGCGGTTCATACTGGTCGACGCGGGGGTGACCTTCCCCGATATGGACGGCACCCCGGGTGTCGATCTGATTTTCCCGGACATCGAGTGGATTGCGGATCGCGCAAAGCAGCTTGATGCGATTTTCATCACCCACGCGCATGAAGACCATGTCGGCGCGATCGGGCATCTTTACGGACGGCTGAAAGCGCCGATCTATGCACGCAAGTTCACCGCCCACATCGCGGCATTGAAAATGGCCGAGCATGGCTATGACGGCTCCGAGATTACTGTGGTCGACAAGATGCCGGAACAGGTGCAGGTCGGGCAGTTCAAGGTGGGCTTCATGCCGATCTCGCACTCGATCCCAGAAAGCTCCGGCCTTGTGATCGACACGCCCGACGGGCGTGTGGTGCATTCCGGTGACTTCAAAATCGACGTCACCCCTGGCGTGGGCGAGCCGTTTGATCACGACGCATGGGCGGCTTTGGCGCCGGTGAAAGCGCTGATCTGCGACTCCACCAACGTATTCTCGCGTCACGAGGGCCGGTCCGAGGCGACCGTCGGCCCGAACATCGTGCCCATCGTTCGTGAGGCGACTGGGATGGTGGTGGCGACCACATTTGCGTCCAACATTGCGCGGGTGAAAACACTGGCTGAGGCCGGTCGTGAAGCAGGACGGTCCGTCGTGCTGATGGGCCGCTCTATGCAGCGGATGGTGAAGGCAGGCATAGAGACTGGCGTGGTCACCGATTTCCCGCCCTACATCCTGCCTGAAGAAGCACGCGACGTGCCGCGCCAGAACCTGATGATCCTCGCCACAGGCTCGCAGGGGGAACGCCGTGCCGCGACCGCCCAGCTGTCGCGCGGCAAGTTTCTTGGCATATCGCTGCGTGAGGGGGACACAGTGCTGTTCTCGTCCAAGACCATTCCCGGAAACGAGACGTCTGTTGGTCAAATCGTCAATAACTTCAGCGAGTTGGGTGTCGATGTGATCGACGACAAGATGGCGGATATTCACGTCTCTGGCCACGCGAACCGGCCCGATCTGGAAGAGATGCACCGCTTGCTGAAGCCACAAATCCTGATCCCGAACCATGGCGAGCACCGCATGTTGCGCGAGCACGCGAAGGTGGGTGAGGCCAGTGGGATTGCTTCCGTCGTTGCGCCCAACGGCACGATGGTGTCGCTGTCCGGCAATCGGCCCGAAGTGGTCGAGTTCGTCGAAACGGGGCGTCTGTATCTGGATGGCTCTGTGCAGATCGGCGCGTTGGACGGTGTCGTGCGCGACCGTATCCGCATGGCGCTGAACGGGCAGGTGGTGATCGGCGTTTTGATTGACGAGGATGACGAGCCGTTGACGGATGCGTGGTGCGAGCTGCGCGGTCTGCCGGAAACCGGCCGCTCCAAGGCTCCTTTGCAGGACATTCTGGAAGAAGAAGTCGGGCAGTTCTTGGGCCGTGCCGATGCGAAGACGGTTGCCGATGACACAAAGCTGGAAGAGCAGATCAAACGGATCGTGCGCCAGGCGTCGCAAAACGAGATTGGCAAGAAACCAGAAGTGGTTGTCCTGATTTCGCGACTAACTGCGTAA
- a CDS encoding DEAD/DEAH box helicase, giving the protein MIKFSDLKLHAKVLKAIDEVGYTEPTPIQAGAIPPALEGRDVLGIAQTGTGKTASFTLPMITLLNRGRARARMPRSLVLAPTRELAAQVAENFDLYAKHTKLTKALLIGGVSFKEQDALIDRGVDVLIATPGRLLDHFERGKLILSDVKVMVVDEADRMLDMGFIPDIERIFQMTPFTRQTLFFSATMAPEIERITNTFLSNPERIEVARQASASATITQLLFELPGTRRDALAKQKRDFLRKLIDQEGEKVTNGIIFCNRKVDVDIVAKSLKKYGHDAEPIHGDLDQSHRTRTLEGFRDGKIRFLVASDVAARGLDIPNVSHVFNFDVPSHAEDYVHRIGRTGRAGRLGTAMMISTPKDEKLLAAIQSLIETTIPRGDVGEQKAPVSKASEADVAAGATEERPKSRSRSRSRSSSKPKDDAKADAPVADANVAEEARDVKPEPKAQKAAPAPQKEQQSREQEPRESASSSSSSNSSSSSSRSRGGKGRSRNDDRGPKVVGLGDHLPTFIEKSFAERRTD; this is encoded by the coding sequence ATGATAAAATTCTCAGACCTGAAGCTACACGCCAAAGTACTCAAAGCCATTGACGAGGTTGGGTATACCGAACCCACCCCGATCCAAGCAGGCGCCATCCCCCCCGCCCTAGAAGGCCGCGACGTTTTGGGGATCGCACAGACCGGCACCGGCAAGACCGCCAGCTTCACCCTTCCGATGATCACCCTGCTGAACCGTGGTCGAGCACGGGCCCGTATGCCCCGCTCTTTGGTGCTGGCCCCGACCCGCGAACTGGCCGCGCAGGTTGCCGAAAACTTCGACCTCTACGCGAAACACACCAAACTGACCAAAGCGCTGCTGATTGGTGGCGTATCGTTCAAGGAGCAAGACGCCCTGATCGACCGTGGCGTGGACGTGCTGATCGCGACACCTGGCCGCCTTCTGGACCACTTCGAACGCGGCAAACTGATCCTGTCCGACGTGAAAGTCATGGTCGTCGACGAGGCTGACCGGATGCTCGACATGGGCTTCATTCCGGATATCGAGCGCATCTTCCAGATGACGCCCTTCACCCGTCAGACGCTGTTCTTCTCGGCCACTATGGCACCAGAGATCGAACGCATCACCAACACCTTCCTGTCGAACCCCGAGCGGATCGAAGTGGCCCGTCAGGCCTCTGCCTCTGCCACGATCACACAGCTCTTGTTCGAGCTTCCCGGCACCCGTCGCGATGCTTTGGCCAAGCAGAAGCGCGACTTCCTGCGCAAACTGATCGACCAAGAGGGCGAGAAAGTCACCAACGGAATCATTTTCTGCAACCGTAAGGTCGATGTGGATATCGTTGCGAAGTCGTTGAAAAAATACGGCCACGACGCTGAACCGATCCACGGTGACCTGGACCAGTCGCACCGTACGCGGACGCTCGAAGGTTTCCGAGACGGCAAAATCCGCTTCCTCGTAGCCTCTGATGTGGCGGCACGCGGCTTGGACATCCCGAATGTAAGCCACGTGTTCAACTTCGATGTCCCAAGCCATGCTGAAGATTACGTCCACCGCATCGGCCGGACCGGTCGCGCAGGCCGTCTTGGCACCGCCATGATGATCTCGACCCCAAAGGACGAGAAACTTCTGGCCGCGATCCAGAGCTTGATCGAAACAACCATCCCGCGTGGCGACGTGGGCGAGCAAAAAGCGCCCGTCTCCAAAGCCAGTGAGGCCGATGTCGCCGCCGGCGCCACCGAGGAGCGTCCGAAGTCGCGGTCCCGTTCGCGGTCGCGCAGCAGCTCCAAACCGAAGGACGACGCGAAAGCAGACGCTCCTGTCGCGGACGCAAACGTTGCCGAAGAAGCGCGCGACGTGAAGCCGGAGCCAAAAGCCCAAAAGGCGGCCCCTGCCCCTCAAAAAGAACAGCAGTCGCGCGAGCAGGAGCCTCGCGAAAGCGCGTCCTCATCCTCTTCGTCGAACTCGTCTTCATCCTCCTCCCGCTCGCGCGGGGGCAAAGGGCGCAGCCGCAACGACGATCGTGGACCAAAGGTTGTCGGTCTTGGCGACCACCTGCCGACCTTCATCGAGAAAAGCTTCGCAGAGCGCCGGACCGACTAA
- a CDS encoding type III pantothenate kinase: MLLAIDCGNTNTVFSIWDGERFIATWRTSTEWQRTADQYYVWLSTLMHFQKIEVDITEVIVSSTVPRVVFNLRVFADRYFNTRPIVVGKDGCVLPVDVRVDEGTAVGPDRLVNTVAGYNLYGGDLIVVDFGTATTFDVVDSDGAYIGGVIAPGVNLSLEALHQAAAALPHVDISRPQNVIGTNTVACMQSGVFWGYIGLIKEICARIKAEHGREMKVISTGGLAPLFQQADALFDEFNDDLTMHGLVVINEHNRKHT, from the coding sequence ATGCTACTGGCGATTGACTGCGGCAATACCAACACCGTGTTCTCCATCTGGGATGGGGAGCGGTTTATCGCGACTTGGCGCACCTCGACCGAGTGGCAGCGCACGGCGGACCAATACTACGTCTGGCTGTCAACGCTGATGCATTTCCAGAAGATCGAGGTGGACATCACCGAAGTGATCGTCTCCTCCACCGTGCCGCGCGTGGTGTTCAACCTGCGGGTCTTTGCGGACCGCTATTTCAACACTCGCCCGATCGTTGTGGGCAAGGATGGCTGCGTGCTTCCGGTGGACGTTCGGGTTGACGAAGGCACCGCAGTGGGGCCGGACAGGCTTGTAAACACGGTTGCGGGCTACAATCTGTATGGGGGCGACCTGATCGTCGTCGACTTTGGCACTGCGACTACCTTTGACGTGGTGGACAGTGACGGGGCCTATATCGGCGGCGTGATCGCGCCGGGTGTGAACCTCAGCCTAGAAGCGCTCCATCAGGCGGCGGCGGCGTTGCCCCATGTCGACATCAGCAGGCCGCAAAACGTGATCGGCACGAATACGGTTGCGTGTATGCAGTCGGGTGTGTTCTGGGGCTATATCGGGCTGATCAAGGAGATCTGCGCCCGCATCAAGGCCGAGCATGGCCGCGAGATGAAAGTAATTTCCACCGGGGGGTTGGCGCCGCTGTTCCAGCAGGCAGACGCCCTATTTGACGAATTTAACGATGACTTGACCATGCACGGCTTGGTGGTCATCAACGAGCACAACAGAAAGCATACCTAA
- a CDS encoding peptide chain release factor 3, with amino-acid sequence MLDRAHNQPELPPEIARRRTFAIISHPDAGKTTLTEKFLLYGGAIQMAGQVRAKGEARRTRSDFMQMEKDRGISVSASAMSFDFDGHRFNLVDTPGHSDFSEDTYRTLTAVDAAVMVIDGAKGVESQTQKLFEVCRLRDLPILTFCNKMDRESRDTFEIIDEIQENLAIDVTPASWPIGVGRDFMGCYDLINDRLELMDRADRNKVAESIEIKGLDDPKLAEHVPEAQLKQFLEEIEMAKELLPEFNHQDFLDGTLTPIWFGSAINSFGVQELMQGIADYGPQPQPQKASPRAISPEEPKVCGFVFKVQANMDPKHRDRVAFVRLASGHFLRGMKLTHVRSKKQMSITNPVLFLASDRELAEEAWAGDIMGIPNHGQLRIGDTLTEGEMIRATGIPSFAPELLQTCRAGDPMKAKHLEKALMQFAEEGAAKVFKPAFGSGFIVGVVGALQFEVLASRIELEYGLPVRFEASQFTSARWVTGDKAAVDKFIEANKQHISHDNDGDVVFLTRLQWDIDRVARDYPDVTLSATKEMMV; translated from the coding sequence ATGTTAGACCGCGCTCATAACCAGCCAGAACTTCCGCCCGAGATTGCTCGGCGCCGGACCTTCGCCATCATCTCGCACCCCGATGCGGGCAAGACGACGCTGACCGAGAAGTTCCTTCTCTATGGGGGCGCGATCCAGATGGCTGGCCAAGTGCGCGCCAAAGGCGAAGCACGCCGCACCCGCTCCGACTTCATGCAAATGGAAAAGGATCGCGGCATTTCTGTCTCGGCCTCCGCCATGTCGTTCGACTTTGACGGGCACCGGTTCAACCTTGTGGACACCCCCGGTCACTCCGACTTCTCGGAAGATACCTACCGCACGCTCACGGCGGTCGATGCTGCCGTCATGGTCATTGATGGGGCCAAAGGCGTGGAAAGCCAAACGCAAAAACTGTTTGAAGTCTGCCGCTTACGCGACCTTCCTATCTTGACTTTTTGCAACAAAATGGACCGCGAAAGCCGCGATACCTTCGAGATTATTGACGAAATCCAAGAAAACCTTGCGATTGACGTGACACCCGCCTCTTGGCCCATCGGCGTCGGGCGCGACTTCATGGGCTGCTATGATCTGATCAATGATCGCCTTGAATTGATGGATCGCGCAGACCGCAACAAGGTCGCCGAAAGCATCGAGATCAAAGGACTGGACGACCCGAAGCTGGCCGAACATGTGCCAGAGGCGCAGTTGAAACAGTTCCTCGAGGAGATTGAAATGGCAAAAGAATTGCTGCCTGAGTTCAATCACCAAGACTTCCTTGATGGCACACTGACACCGATCTGGTTCGGCTCCGCGATTAACTCGTTCGGGGTGCAGGAACTGATGCAAGGCATCGCGGATTACGGCCCGCAGCCGCAACCGCAAAAGGCCAGCCCTCGTGCGATTTCCCCTGAAGAGCCAAAGGTTTGCGGCTTTGTCTTCAAGGTGCAGGCCAATATGGACCCCAAGCACCGCGACCGCGTGGCCTTCGTGCGCCTTGCGTCGGGGCATTTCTTGCGGGGCATGAAGCTGACCCATGTGCGCTCCAAAAAGCAGATGTCGATCACCAACCCTGTGCTGTTCCTCGCCTCCGACCGCGAGCTGGCCGAGGAGGCTTGGGCCGGTGACATCATGGGCATCCCCAACCACGGCCAGCTTCGCATCGGCGACACGCTGACCGAGGGCGAAATGATCCGCGCCACCGGCATCCCCTCCTTCGCGCCAGAATTGCTGCAAACCTGCCGCGCGGGTGACCCGATGAAGGCCAAGCATCTGGAAAAAGCCCTGATGCAATTCGCCGAAGAAGGCGCGGCCAAGGTGTTCAAACCCGCCTTCGGCTCCGGCTTCATCGTCGGTGTCGTCGGCGCACTGCAATTCGAGGTGCTCGCGTCGCGGATTGAGCTGGAATACGGCCTGCCCGTGCGTTTCGAGGCATCGCAATTCACCTCCGCGCGGTGGGTCACCGGTGATAAGGCCGCCGTGGACAAGTTCATCGAAGCCAACAAGCAGCACATCAGCCATGACAACGATGGCGATGTCGTTTTCCTGACTCGTTTGCAATGGGACATCGACCGCGTGGCGCGGGATTATCCCGACGTGACGCTCAGCGCGACCAAGGAGATGATGGTCTAG
- a CDS encoding acyltransferase family protein, whose translation MTTSQAKEKMPKGLLSAARWAAERTPETRNRAVDLYRAIAIMFVILGHWLLVAGTMRSGELEFIILLSEQRWTHYATWLFQVMPVFFFVGGFSNGLSWTSARKDPVKKKAWAASRLSRLLKPTVPVVLVWALAGVVAHAMGVPVELISSASQAALVPVWFLAVYIIMTMAVPVTVALWDKLGVASVGLLALAAIAVDAIAFGADQGWLRWTNYAFVWLAVHQLGYWWRSTERPKSWALGFVALGIAWLYLLIVQFGFPVAMVSVPGAEMSNTRPPTTAMLAVGSVQIGVILLLTDLAQMWLRNVRVWAWVIVFNQMIMSIYLWHMTALLIVVGIAAYVFGGLGLIEAPGTGTWWAVRPTWIALFTLVLIPFVLIFVRFEAGSKTTADMRPGPWQAMLGALMTCSGLVVMAMVGLGKENAIGVNWLAVGLVVLGVFVATRRFSRS comes from the coding sequence GTGACCACATCCCAAGCCAAAGAGAAGATGCCCAAAGGGCTTCTGTCCGCCGCCCGTTGGGCCGCAGAGCGCACCCCTGAGACCCGCAATCGCGCGGTCGATCTGTATCGCGCCATCGCGATCATGTTCGTGATCCTGGGCCATTGGTTGCTGGTCGCGGGAACCATGCGCAGCGGGGAGCTGGAGTTCATCATCCTCCTGTCAGAGCAACGCTGGACCCACTACGCGACATGGCTGTTCCAAGTCATGCCCGTGTTTTTCTTCGTCGGCGGCTTCTCGAACGGGCTGTCTTGGACTTCGGCCCGCAAAGACCCCGTCAAAAAGAAAGCATGGGCCGCCTCGCGCCTGTCTCGCCTGCTGAAACCAACCGTTCCCGTCGTGCTGGTCTGGGCGCTTGCGGGCGTCGTCGCCCATGCGATGGGCGTGCCGGTCGAGCTCATCTCATCCGCCTCGCAAGCCGCCCTCGTGCCCGTCTGGTTCTTGGCCGTCTACATCATCATGACCATGGCCGTGCCTGTCACTGTTGCCTTGTGGGACAAGCTCGGGGTCGCCTCTGTCGGGCTGCTTGCCCTTGCCGCCATCGCCGTAGACGCCATCGCCTTTGGTGCCGATCAAGGCTGGCTGCGCTGGACAAACTACGCCTTTGTTTGGCTTGCCGTTCACCAGCTTGGCTATTGGTGGCGCAGCACAGAGCGGCCCAAATCATGGGCGCTTGGCTTCGTAGCCTTGGGCATCGCATGGCTCTATCTGCTGATCGTCCAGTTCGGCTTCCCTGTCGCCATGGTCAGCGTGCCGGGGGCTGAGATGTCAAATACGCGACCACCTACCACGGCGATGCTTGCCGTCGGCTCGGTGCAAATCGGCGTTATCTTATTGCTGACCGATCTCGCGCAGATGTGGTTGCGAAACGTGCGGGTCTGGGCATGGGTAATCGTGTTCAACCAGATGATTATGTCGATCTACCTTTGGCACATGACCGCCCTACTCATCGTGGTCGGCATCGCAGCCTACGTGTTCGGCGGCTTGGGTTTGATCGAGGCACCAGGCACCGGCACGTGGTGGGCCGTACGTCCCACCTGGATCGCGCTCTTCACCCTCGTCCTGATCCCCTTCGTGTTGATCTTCGTGCGCTTCGAGGCGGGTAGCAAAACCACGGCAGATATGCGCCCCGGACCGTGGCAAGCCATGCTTGGCGCGCTGATGACCTGCTCCGGGTTGGTCGTGATGGCGATGGTCGGGTTGGGCAAGGAAAACGCCATTGGTGTGAACTGGCTCGCCGTGGGGTTGGTCGTGCTTGGTGTGTTTGTCGCCACGCGCCGATTCTCTCGGTCTTGA
- a CDS encoding biotin--[acetyl-CoA-carboxylase] ligase, which yields MSTEPQSSIWPEGVDRIILDEVDSTMAEAARLAPQLKRPTWIMARHQTAARGRQGRAWHNPEGNLAATLLMRPLGGPADAALRSFMAANALFEALALHVDRTKLAVKWPNDVLLSGGKVAGILLESMGTSQGLDWLAIGVGVNLAAVPDGVQDASFPPTALSEHGELVRPEAFLDALAANFATEEAIFAELGFAKIRENWLKRAARLGEVITARTSREEITGTFESIDEAGNLILRTPKGAQVIAAADVYFS from the coding sequence TTGTCAACTGAGCCCCAAAGTTCGATTTGGCCAGAAGGCGTCGACCGCATCATTCTTGATGAGGTCGACAGCACCATGGCCGAGGCTGCGCGGCTTGCGCCGCAACTCAAGCGTCCGACATGGATCATGGCGCGGCACCAAACTGCGGCTCGTGGGCGGCAAGGGCGGGCTTGGCACAACCCCGAAGGTAATCTGGCCGCGACACTGCTGATGCGCCCCTTGGGCGGTCCGGCGGATGCGGCTTTGCGCTCGTTCATGGCAGCGAATGCGTTGTTCGAGGCGCTGGCACTGCATGTGGATCGCACCAAGCTGGCGGTGAAATGGCCCAATGACGTGCTGCTGTCCGGTGGCAAGGTCGCGGGCATTTTGCTGGAAAGCATGGGCACGTCACAAGGGCTGGATTGGCTAGCGATTGGTGTCGGTGTCAACCTGGCGGCCGTGCCAGACGGCGTTCAGGACGCTTCTTTCCCGCCAACCGCCTTGTCCGAGCATGGGGAGCTTGTGCGTCCCGAAGCGTTTCTGGATGCGCTGGCGGCAAATTTCGCTACGGAAGAGGCGATTTTTGCCGAACTAGGCTTTGCCAAAATCCGTGAGAACTGGTTGAAACGCGCCGCGCGTTTGGGGGAGGTCATCACCGCCCGCACGTCACGCGAGGAAATTACCGGCACGTTCGAGAGCATCGACGAGGCCGGAAACCTGATCCTGCGCACGCCGAAAGGCGCGCAGGTGATTGCTGCGGCGGATGTCTATTTCTCGTGA